In Clostridium sporogenes, one genomic interval encodes:
- a CDS encoding Ig-like domain-containing protein, giving the protein MKKKIGLIMSMLLLFVFVFSYTKNDYAVYAQNNETKVGQQLLQPEEGWKRIEEDNNNFSYINGKYTSWIRYSDIAYSGGYSMILNDSNSKVNGYLSKVKFNAVTDKIRIIMFSRYYCTNNIEIKIDGIPYIFEARSYDKVSPAVCFEKKDLAYKEHTVEITNLLDSNTNNMMCFDAVDIDKNGQLKPYKEAAKVESISLDKTSMDLLEGSSDKLNAKVLPEDATNKKVVWSSSDENIAIVDKDGKVTAIKEGQVTITAKVEGTDLTATCKVNVTKKVEENKNNAILSISLVNGATKEYDVSMQEVEKFVNWFEERSNGKGPSLYSFNKKINPYKTVKEYIVHDKIASFEVREYEGNNK; this is encoded by the coding sequence ATGAAAAAGAAAATAGGCTTAATTATGAGTATGTTATTATTATTTGTTTTTGTATTTAGTTATACTAAAAATGATTATGCTGTTTATGCTCAAAATAATGAGACAAAGGTAGGACAACAATTATTACAACCTGAAGAAGGTTGGAAAAGAATAGAAGAGGATAACAATAACTTCTCTTATATAAATGGGAAATATACAAGTTGGATAAGGTACTCTGATATTGCTTATTCTGGCGGATATTCTATGATACTAAATGATTCAAATAGTAAAGTAAATGGGTATTTATCAAAAGTAAAATTTAATGCTGTAACAGATAAAATCAGAATAATTATGTTTTCAAGATATTATTGTACTAACAATATAGAAATAAAGATTGATGGAATTCCATATATATTTGAAGCTAGAAGCTATGATAAAGTTAGCCCGGCTGTATGTTTTGAAAAAAAAGATTTAGCTTATAAAGAGCACACTGTAGAAATAACTAATTTGTTAGATAGTAATACAAACAATATGATGTGCTTTGATGCTGTAGATATAGACAAAAATGGACAGTTGAAACCTTATAAAGAGGCTGCTAAAGTAGAGTCTATATCATTAGATAAAACATCTATGGATTTATTAGAAGGTAGTTCAGATAAGCTAAATGCTAAAGTATTACCTGAAGATGCTACGAATAAGAAAGTAGTATGGTCATCAAGTGATGAAAATATAGCTATAGTAGATAAAGATGGTAAAGTAACAGCTATAAAAGAAGGTCAAGTAACAATAACAGCCAAAGTGGAAGGCACTGATTTAACAGCTACTTGTAAAGTTAATGTTACTAAAAAGGTAGAAGAAAATAAAAATAATGCTATATTAAGTATATCTTTAGTAAATGGAGCTACAAAAGAATATGATGTAAGTATGCAGGAAGTAGAAAAATTTGTGAATTGGTTTGAGGAAAGATCTAATGGTAAAGGTCCATCATTGTATTCATTCAATAAAAAGATTAATCCTTATAAAACAGTTAAAGAATATATAGTACATGATAAGATAGCATCTTTTGAAGTA
- a CDS encoding GGDEF domain-containing protein, translating to MSYEYMTREQLIVELEKKDKIIENIARCAGTDSLTSVLNRKRGLEGLYREIELAKINKEKLTIGFADVNNLKNINDNYGHLTGDYVLITLCNIIKDSIRKSDFIFRYGGDEFIIVLPKTNIKESSIVWNRISDKIKETSKNFKYEIGMSCGFVEYDEYYNKSLKELIKMADFKMYESKSKIG from the coding sequence ATGAGTTATGAGTACATGACCAGGGAACAATTAATAGTTGAACTAGAAAAGAAAGATAAAATAATTGAAAATATTGCACGTTGTGCAGGTACAGATTCTCTTACATCAGTACTTAATAGAAAAAGAGGATTAGAAGGTTTATATAGAGAAATAGAATTAGCTAAAATTAATAAAGAAAAGTTAACCATAGGATTTGCAGATGTAAATAATTTAAAAAATATAAATGATAATTATGGTCATCTTACAGGAGATTATGTATTAATAACTTTATGTAATATAATAAAGGATAGTATAAGAAAAAGTGATTTCATATTTAGATATGGTGGAGATGAATTTATAATTGTACTACCTAAAACTAATATAAAAGAAAGTAGTATAGTATGGAATAGGATAAGTGATAAAATAAAAGAAACAAGTAAAAATTTTAAATATGAAATAGGAATGAGTTGTGGTTTTGTAGAATATGATGAATATTATAATAAATCCCTTAAAGAGTTGATAAAAATGGCGGATTTTAAAATGTATGAAAGTAAAAGTAAAATAGGATAG